The Antedon mediterranea chromosome 11, ecAntMedi1.1, whole genome shotgun sequence genome window below encodes:
- the LOC140062587 gene encoding uncharacterized protein isoform X1 codes for MKARKRASKGPTWAEAAEKVLEKFDNRPMSFKEILIDIQKNNYKDIRGTEPFACLNAMLHLGCRGKESPFYKVSGLHGIYGLRKTLPSGVDDLLETLNEESEPTYEGSDDAIRPLPIKKRPVYILPVSAHSCIPSLVRFKNQQPDSPTPKTSSVKRSSKDHSHRTWKSSMRRVHRRPPNIIPRIILKPLKPPPGYQDKDATGASVVSEIRTSRRLSKRKSHDNKTSFSDETVTNTPPRWQTVQEILASVPGYLGKSRRKMNRRAGGCIDLETPDSILANTNLRALINKHTFASLPPNYQHKLITLLPEPDRYRGSDNVLRISSSAMSNEFFARACTSWRESLSEGDFMPEAQLKIKQELEKEKVKLDPWKVKHFEPVWGQSTIPKNPDTNSSIELVSTSPTKTSPVKIIEKQQSALSATVKPVITTVAAIRSPVVTRSVTATYRPSHVSDAKSELSDSTAAHCVTTSDCNTKTIPSVSVPVVTTSTATTKADLDIVNVKSELSNSPSSLQVSTSSSSTINSSHFSCSNLLSSMAAESQRNRQSAGESSVTSCKSVSKLAEMLQKPSQIMSADKNNKRPSTEVNPVSPEKRLREDTPQVKHQPRIILKFTKGKTTPHVRMQTEIKPVKTTIQVKRPLPRVKGQTKTLAQIKAQNQSKAKLQARRPGGINKMKTPYYLNSIVPTNATAVVSQANLQGSPPNVTQNSITLTTPLQSVSQFIVRPVSVVLMGKPQVQLISTQAQSFSENVNPSSGTTSGSVMTPGKQVILLQTSSASVPNTQTVTNTPLSPNNNIESIRPVENKQSTPTNTQLLKSPIRTNQDRTINGTPLSLCVTQPSQTVVLENHNQNTQLGYVTGNKPTASKSESLNATIAKCTCRVKAMILCQGCGAFCHDDCIGPTKLCVTCLIR; via the exons ATGAAAGCAAGGAAGAGAGCATCAAAAGGTCCTACTTGGGCCGAAGCTGCTGAAAAG gTTCTTGAAAAATTTGACAATCGACCAATGAGCTTCAAAGAAATTCTGATTGACATTCAGAAGAACAATTACAAGGACATCAG GGGTACTGAACCATTTGCCTGTCTCAATGCAATGTTACATCTAGGGTGTCGTGGTAAAGAAAGCCCTTTCTACAAAGTATCTGGACTTCACGGTATATATGGCTTAAGG AAAACTCTACCCTCTGGCGTTGATGATTTGCTGGAAACATTAAATGAGGAGTCGGAACCGACTTACGAAGGCAGTGATGACGCCATACGTCCACTTCCGATTAAGAAAAGAC CTGTTTACATTCTTCCTGTGAGCGCTCACAGCTGTATACCATCTTTGGTGAGGTTCAAGAACCAGCAACCAGACAGTCCTACACCAAAGACTTCTTCTGTGAAGAGGTCTAGTAAGGATCACAGTCATCGGACCTGGAAGAGCTCCATGAGAAGAGTTCATCGGCGTCCCCCAAACATTATACCTAGAATTATTTTGAAACCTTTAAAGCCACCACCTGGATATCAGGATAAAGATGCTACAG GTGCATCTGTAGTGTCAGAAATTCGAACTAGCCGAAGGCTGTCTAAACGGAAATCTCATGATAACAAAACTTCATTTTCTGATGAAACTGTGACAAATACTCCTCCACGTTGGCAAACAGTACAAGAGATATTAGCATCCGTGCCAGGCTACCTTGGAAAG TCTCGAAGAAAGATGAACAGGAGAGCTGGAG GTTGTATTGACCTGGAAACACCTGATTCTATTCTAGCAAATACAAATTTAAGG GCCCTTATCAATAAACATACCTTTGCCAGCCTGCCACCAAATTATCAACACAAGTTAATTACCCTGCTTCCTGAACCTGATCGATATAGAGGCTCAGATAATGTCTTAAG GATATCATCTTCTGCAATGAGTAATGAGTTCTTTGCAAGGGCGTGCACAAGTTGGCGTGAAAGTCTATCAGAAGGAGACTTCATGCCAGAAGCTCAGTTGAAAATTAAACAAGAATTAGAAAAGGAAAAGGTTAAACTTGATCCGTGGAAG gtaAAACATTTTGAGCCTGTTTGGGGTCAAAGTACCATACCGAAAAATCCAGATACAAACTCGTCTATTGAGCTTGTATCAACTTCACCAACCAAGACGTCACCGGTGAAAATAATAGAGAAACAGCAGTCAGCGCTTTCAGCTACTGTGAAGCCTGTAATTACCACTGTAGCAGCTATACGAAGTCCAGTTGTGACAAGATCAGTCACCGCAACTTACAGACCTAGTCACGTTTCTGATGCAAAGTCAGAGCTGTCTGATAGTACGGCAGCGCATTGTGTAACCACATCAGATtgcaatacaaaaacaataccAAGTGTTAGTGTGCCAGTTGTTACGACGAGCACAGCAACAACCAAAGCAGATTTAGACATTGTCAACGTTAAAAGTGAACTTAGTAATTCTCCATCGTCTTTACAAGTGTCAACATCGTCATCGTCAACAATTAATAGTTCTCATTTCTCGTGTAGTAATCTACTTTCCAGTATGGCAGCTGAAAGCCAGAGGAATAGACAGTCTGCTGGCGAGTCTAGTGTAACGTCTTGTAAATCTGTCTCGAAATTAGCTGAAATGCTTCAAAAACCATCGCAAATTATGTCCgcagataaaaataataaacgtCCTTCCACGGAAGTAAATCCTGTATCACCGGAGAAACGGTTACGAGAAGATACACCACAAGTGAAACATCAACCGCGAATTATCCTAAAGTTTACCAAAGGAAAAACGACACCACATGTTCGTATGCAAACAGAAATAAAACCAGTGAAAACTACAATACAAGTAAAACGTCCGTTGCCTAGAGTGAAAGGACAAACAAAAACACTAGCCCAAATTAAAGCTCAAAATCAATCCAAAGCAAAGTTGCAAGCCCGCAGGCCAGGAGgcataaacaaaatgaaaacgCCATATTACTTAAACTCTATTGTTCCAACAAATGCAACTGCTGTCGTTTCGCAAGCTAACCTTCAAGGCTCGCCGCCAAATGTAACACAGAATTCGATAACTTTAACCACACCGTTACAATCTGTTTCCCAGTTTATTGTTCGGCCAGTGAGTGTCGTTCTTATGGGGAAACCCCAAGTACAATTGATATCAACACAAGCACAAAGTTTTTCGGAAAACGTAAATCCTTCGTCTGGCACGACATCAGGTAGTGTCATGACCCCGGGAAAGCAAGTGATACTGTTACAAACAAGTTCAGCGTCTGTACCTAATACACAAACTGTTACTAATACTCCTCTATCACCTAATAACAATATTGAAAGCATCAGACCAGTTGAGAATAAACAAAGTACACCAACAAATACGCAATTATTGAAATCTCCAATTAGGACGAACCAAGACAGAACAATAAACGGTACGCCGTTATCACTTTGTGTCACGCAGCCGTCACAGACAGTTGTCTTAGAAAATCACAATCAAAACACGCAACTTGGATATGTTACTGGAAACAAACCAACAGCGTCGAAATCGGAAAGTTTAAATGCAACAATAGCAAAATGTACATGTCGAGTGAAAGCAATGATTTTATGCCAAGGTTGTGGGGCTTTTTGTCACGATGATTGTATAGGACCAACAAAGCTATGTGTTACATGTCTTATACGATGA
- the LOC140062587 gene encoding uncharacterized protein isoform X2 translates to MIFLISFNYPFFRFIQIFHLDTVTSFLWCSRGTEPFACLNAMLHLGCRGKESPFYKVSGLHGIYGLRKTLPSGVDDLLETLNEESEPTYEGSDDAIRPLPIKKRPVYILPVSAHSCIPSLVRFKNQQPDSPTPKTSSVKRSSKDHSHRTWKSSMRRVHRRPPNIIPRIILKPLKPPPGYQDKDATGASVVSEIRTSRRLSKRKSHDNKTSFSDETVTNTPPRWQTVQEILASVPGYLGKSRRKMNRRAGGCIDLETPDSILANTNLRALINKHTFASLPPNYQHKLITLLPEPDRYRGSDNVLRISSSAMSNEFFARACTSWRESLSEGDFMPEAQLKIKQELEKEKVKLDPWKVKHFEPVWGQSTIPKNPDTNSSIELVSTSPTKTSPVKIIEKQQSALSATVKPVITTVAAIRSPVVTRSVTATYRPSHVSDAKSELSDSTAAHCVTTSDCNTKTIPSVSVPVVTTSTATTKADLDIVNVKSELSNSPSSLQVSTSSSSTINSSHFSCSNLLSSMAAESQRNRQSAGESSVTSCKSVSKLAEMLQKPSQIMSADKNNKRPSTEVNPVSPEKRLREDTPQVKHQPRIILKFTKGKTTPHVRMQTEIKPVKTTIQVKRPLPRVKGQTKTLAQIKAQNQSKAKLQARRPGGINKMKTPYYLNSIVPTNATAVVSQANLQGSPPNVTQNSITLTTPLQSVSQFIVRPVSVVLMGKPQVQLISTQAQSFSENVNPSSGTTSGSVMTPGKQVILLQTSSASVPNTQTVTNTPLSPNNNIESIRPVENKQSTPTNTQLLKSPIRTNQDRTINGTPLSLCVTQPSQTVVLENHNQNTQLGYVTGNKPTASKSESLNATIAKCTCRVKAMILCQGCGAFCHDDCIGPTKLCVTCLIR, encoded by the exons atgatttttttaatttcattcaatTACCCATTTTTTCGTTTCATACAAATTTTTCATTTGGATACTGTGACTTCATTTCTGTGGTGTAGTAG GGGTACTGAACCATTTGCCTGTCTCAATGCAATGTTACATCTAGGGTGTCGTGGTAAAGAAAGCCCTTTCTACAAAGTATCTGGACTTCACGGTATATATGGCTTAAGG AAAACTCTACCCTCTGGCGTTGATGATTTGCTGGAAACATTAAATGAGGAGTCGGAACCGACTTACGAAGGCAGTGATGACGCCATACGTCCACTTCCGATTAAGAAAAGAC CTGTTTACATTCTTCCTGTGAGCGCTCACAGCTGTATACCATCTTTGGTGAGGTTCAAGAACCAGCAACCAGACAGTCCTACACCAAAGACTTCTTCTGTGAAGAGGTCTAGTAAGGATCACAGTCATCGGACCTGGAAGAGCTCCATGAGAAGAGTTCATCGGCGTCCCCCAAACATTATACCTAGAATTATTTTGAAACCTTTAAAGCCACCACCTGGATATCAGGATAAAGATGCTACAG GTGCATCTGTAGTGTCAGAAATTCGAACTAGCCGAAGGCTGTCTAAACGGAAATCTCATGATAACAAAACTTCATTTTCTGATGAAACTGTGACAAATACTCCTCCACGTTGGCAAACAGTACAAGAGATATTAGCATCCGTGCCAGGCTACCTTGGAAAG TCTCGAAGAAAGATGAACAGGAGAGCTGGAG GTTGTATTGACCTGGAAACACCTGATTCTATTCTAGCAAATACAAATTTAAGG GCCCTTATCAATAAACATACCTTTGCCAGCCTGCCACCAAATTATCAACACAAGTTAATTACCCTGCTTCCTGAACCTGATCGATATAGAGGCTCAGATAATGTCTTAAG GATATCATCTTCTGCAATGAGTAATGAGTTCTTTGCAAGGGCGTGCACAAGTTGGCGTGAAAGTCTATCAGAAGGAGACTTCATGCCAGAAGCTCAGTTGAAAATTAAACAAGAATTAGAAAAGGAAAAGGTTAAACTTGATCCGTGGAAG gtaAAACATTTTGAGCCTGTTTGGGGTCAAAGTACCATACCGAAAAATCCAGATACAAACTCGTCTATTGAGCTTGTATCAACTTCACCAACCAAGACGTCACCGGTGAAAATAATAGAGAAACAGCAGTCAGCGCTTTCAGCTACTGTGAAGCCTGTAATTACCACTGTAGCAGCTATACGAAGTCCAGTTGTGACAAGATCAGTCACCGCAACTTACAGACCTAGTCACGTTTCTGATGCAAAGTCAGAGCTGTCTGATAGTACGGCAGCGCATTGTGTAACCACATCAGATtgcaatacaaaaacaataccAAGTGTTAGTGTGCCAGTTGTTACGACGAGCACAGCAACAACCAAAGCAGATTTAGACATTGTCAACGTTAAAAGTGAACTTAGTAATTCTCCATCGTCTTTACAAGTGTCAACATCGTCATCGTCAACAATTAATAGTTCTCATTTCTCGTGTAGTAATCTACTTTCCAGTATGGCAGCTGAAAGCCAGAGGAATAGACAGTCTGCTGGCGAGTCTAGTGTAACGTCTTGTAAATCTGTCTCGAAATTAGCTGAAATGCTTCAAAAACCATCGCAAATTATGTCCgcagataaaaataataaacgtCCTTCCACGGAAGTAAATCCTGTATCACCGGAGAAACGGTTACGAGAAGATACACCACAAGTGAAACATCAACCGCGAATTATCCTAAAGTTTACCAAAGGAAAAACGACACCACATGTTCGTATGCAAACAGAAATAAAACCAGTGAAAACTACAATACAAGTAAAACGTCCGTTGCCTAGAGTGAAAGGACAAACAAAAACACTAGCCCAAATTAAAGCTCAAAATCAATCCAAAGCAAAGTTGCAAGCCCGCAGGCCAGGAGgcataaacaaaatgaaaacgCCATATTACTTAAACTCTATTGTTCCAACAAATGCAACTGCTGTCGTTTCGCAAGCTAACCTTCAAGGCTCGCCGCCAAATGTAACACAGAATTCGATAACTTTAACCACACCGTTACAATCTGTTTCCCAGTTTATTGTTCGGCCAGTGAGTGTCGTTCTTATGGGGAAACCCCAAGTACAATTGATATCAACACAAGCACAAAGTTTTTCGGAAAACGTAAATCCTTCGTCTGGCACGACATCAGGTAGTGTCATGACCCCGGGAAAGCAAGTGATACTGTTACAAACAAGTTCAGCGTCTGTACCTAATACACAAACTGTTACTAATACTCCTCTATCACCTAATAACAATATTGAAAGCATCAGACCAGTTGAGAATAAACAAAGTACACCAACAAATACGCAATTATTGAAATCTCCAATTAGGACGAACCAAGACAGAACAATAAACGGTACGCCGTTATCACTTTGTGTCACGCAGCCGTCACAGACAGTTGTCTTAGAAAATCACAATCAAAACACGCAACTTGGATATGTTACTGGAAACAAACCAACAGCGTCGAAATCGGAAAGTTTAAATGCAACAATAGCAAAATGTACATGTCGAGTGAAAGCAATGATTTTATGCCAAGGTTGTGGGGCTTTTTGTCACGATGATTGTATAGGACCAACAAAGCTATGTGTTACATGTCTTATACGATGA